In bacterium, a single genomic region encodes these proteins:
- the rplE gene encoding 50S ribosomal protein L5, producing the protein MARLQDRYNAEIVPKLKEKFGYRNVMQVPKLSKVVVNMGLGDAIENVKVIETAAAEMSIITGQKPVVTKARKSIANFKLREGVPIGVMVTLRRDRMFHFLDKLIAIALPRVRDFKGVSPKGFDGRGNYTIGIREQIMFPEVNYDKIDKIRGMNITIVTTARTDEEGLELLRLMGMPFRA; encoded by the coding sequence ATGGCGAGATTGCAGGACCGTTACAATGCGGAGATCGTTCCCAAGCTCAAGGAGAAGTTCGGGTACCGTAACGTGATGCAGGTGCCCAAGCTTTCGAAGGTCGTCGTGAACATGGGCCTCGGGGACGCGATCGAAAACGTCAAGGTGATCGAGACCGCCGCCGCCGAGATGAGCATCATCACCGGACAGAAGCCCGTGGTCACCAAGGCGCGCAAGAGCATCGCGAACTTCAAGCTCCGGGAGGGGGTTCCCATCGGCGTCATGGTCACGTTGCGGCGGGACCGGATGTTCCACTTCCTCGACAAGCTGATCGCGATCGCCCTGCCGCGCGTGCGCGACTTCAAGGGGGTTTCCCCGAAGGGGTTCGACGGACGCGGCAACTACACCATCGGGATCAGGGAACAGATCATGTTCCCCGAGGTGAATTACGACAAGATCGACAAGATCCGCGGCATGAACATCACCATCGTGACGACGGCCCGCACCGACGAAGAAGGCCTTGAGCTCCTGCGGCTCATGGGAATGCCCTTCCGGGCGTAA
- the rplX gene encoding 50S ribosomal protein L24 → METANKVQIRKNDIVKVISGREKGKVGRVLKVDRDKARVFVEKLNLVKRHTKPGKTNPQGGIVEKEAPLSWSNVLVMCDKCNKPTRIAMAVDGAGKRTRVCKRCGDVLEAKKK, encoded by the coding sequence ATGGAAACCGCGAACAAGGTGCAGATCCGGAAGAACGACATCGTCAAGGTGATCTCCGGGCGGGAAAAGGGGAAGGTCGGCCGGGTCCTCAAGGTCGACCGCGACAAGGCCAGGGTCTTCGTCGAGAAACTCAACCTGGTGAAGCGGCACACGAAGCCCGGGAAGACGAATCCCCAGGGCGGCATCGTGGAAAAAGAGGCGCCGCTGTCCTGGTCCAACGTTCTCGTCATGTGCGACAAGTGCAACAAGCCGACCCGGATCGCGATGGCGGTCGACGGCGCGGGGAAACGCACCCGCGTCTGCAAGCGGTGCGGCGACGTCCTCGAAGCCAAAAAGAAGTGA
- the rplN gene encoding 50S ribosomal protein L14 → MIQMQTMLDAADNSGAKRLCCIKVLGGSRRRYAGVGDIIVVSVKEAIPNGKVKKGDVHKAVVVRTVKEIGRADGSFLRFDQNSAVLVNPQGEPIGTRIFGPVARELRARKYMKIISLAPEVL, encoded by the coding sequence ATGATCCAGATGCAAACCATGCTCGACGCGGCCGACAACTCGGGTGCGAAGCGTCTCTGTTGCATCAAGGTGCTCGGCGGCAGCCGTCGACGGTACGCCGGCGTGGGCGACATCATCGTCGTCAGCGTCAAGGAGGCGATCCCCAACGGCAAGGTGAAGAAGGGGGACGTCCACAAGGCGGTCGTGGTCCGCACCGTGAAGGAGATCGGCCGGGCCGACGGCAGCTTCCTGCGGTTCGACCAGAACTCCGCCGTTCTCGTCAACCCGCAGGGCGAGCCGATCGGGACACGCATCTTCGGACCCGTCGCCCGCGAACTGCGCGCCAGGAAGTACATGAAGATCATCTCCCTGGCGCCGGAAGTCCTGTGA
- the rpsQ gene encoding 30S ribosomal protein S17, with protein MDARGARKKKVGTVVSDKMDKTVVVRVERLVPHDVYKKYVRRRVTFKAHDEKNEFKVGDRVEIVETRPMSKDKRWRVARLIERLGAQ; from the coding sequence ATGGATGCCCGCGGCGCGCGGAAAAAGAAGGTGGGGACGGTCGTCAGCGACAAGATGGACAAGACCGTGGTCGTCCGCGTGGAACGCCTCGTCCCGCACGACGTCTACAAGAAATACGTGAGGCGCCGCGTCACCTTCAAGGCGCACGACGAGAAGAACGAGTTCAAGGTGGGGGACCGCGTGGAGATCGTCGAGACGCGGCCGATGAGCAAGGACAAACGGTGGCGTGTCGCCCGGCTGATCGAGCGCCTCGGCGCGCAGTAA